From the genome of Vulpes lagopus strain Blue_001 chromosome 2, ASM1834538v1, whole genome shotgun sequence, one region includes:
- the CKS2 gene encoding cyclin-dependent kinases regulatory subunit 2, whose translation MAHKQIYYSDKYFDEHYEYRHVMLPRELSKQVPKTHLMSEEEWRRLGVQQSLGWVHYMIHEPEPHILLFRRPLPKEQQK comes from the exons ATGGCCCACAAGCAGATCTACTACTCGGACAAGTACTTCGACGAGCACTACGAGTACCG GCATGTCATGTTACCCAGAGAACTTTCCAAACAAGTACCTAAAACCCATCTGATGTCTGAAGAGGAGTGGAGGAGACTTGGTGTCCAACAGAGTCTAGGCTGGGTTCATTACATGATTCATGAGCCAG AACCACATATTCTTCTCTTTAGACGACCTCTtccaaaagaacaacaaaaatga